A segment of the Triticum urartu cultivar G1812 chromosome 1, Tu2.1, whole genome shotgun sequence genome:
ATGTAGACGAActagagaggaaagagagggaaagcccggcaacagttttcgaagaccgaaaacgtccgacgttagaccggctatactaccgctagttatccgttggggcatcaaacgatctccgaatgcgatgaaacttgacaggcggtctatctacactataataagaccacatgtcaactctcatcccattccgagaacattttccggccacttataaaatactatttcggacatgccgtgggcgcgtgcaagtgtgtctgggctcagaacggacaacggagagaacgaggaggccgggacggatgcaagttttgaaaacatgatgatgcaatgcacatgatgacatgataagatgcaacacgcgagcaaatgacatggcaacgacggcgaataactggacgacaactggcacatcggtctcggggtgttacacgagagctatatcttcgcacgcaaggaagtgcctccatatcctccctgacaactgggacccacccggtcgaagcatacgtagcgttgtctgTCTAGTCACAAAGGTATATGCACATACTGGTCGATCAGTCTCTCTACAACAGTGAACCGTGGCCGAGCAAAGTTGCAGCACGTGTTGTAGTATAGCCCCCAACGTAGCAGTTCAGGCAGCCCCGTCTAAACTATGCACACGTACGTACAACCACAGGGCAAAAAATACGGTCACGTTCGTATACGAGCAAGGTCTCGGACGcgtactcgcgcatacgtacagccagggctcATGTGTATGGAGAGGCAACGGATGGAAGCAACggcgtcctgttcatcggcagccaaccggctgggtcggaacgaagaaaCTGCATCGTGTTCgtcaggaggcaacggaatgcgtcctgttcatcgagaggcaaccgacttggatggaacagccgaaACGGAGTCTAGCGTACCGCAgtacggaggaaacggccttctgTTCGACCGCCTATGATCaaaacgggatcatgttcattgggaggggtctcgCGTACCATAAAACAGAGGAAACGACCTTCTGTTCGACCGCTATGGTCGAAAGatggtcctattcatcgggaggggtctggcataccgcaaaacaaaGGAAACGGACTTCTATTCCAGAGTCTACGGTCGAAACAgagtcctgttgattgggaggggtctagtgtaccgcaaaacggaggaaacggacttctgtTCGAGCGCCTTTGATTGaaacggggtcatgttcatccaccgtctactgcctcgctccagcctccacaggctactgttcatccaccatcgacttcctccagcctcgACCAGCTACTGTTTATCCATAGACTACTGTCCATCAAACCTCCGTCGGCTATTGTTCATATAgcctccacggggtcatgttcatccacccccaaccgacCGGGGTGTGGCGGCCTCcttggggtcctattcatccagcggcaaccgccttctacaacggggttctgttcatccaaccccaaccGGTAATTGTTCATACACGGCCAACCAACCAGCTCGACTCACCACATCTTGACTCGTTCTGCGCAGTAGAAACGGTCACTATTCATCAACAGGCAACCCAACACCAGCTAACTACGTTTCGCACGGGGGCTCGATCGGCTTCAGTAAGCAGCAGCAACGATCggtcgctcgggttcagttagcaacagcagcgaaggaatcgctcgggtttaatcagcagcgaaggaatcactcgggttcagtttaCAGCCAAGGGATCGATCGCTCAGATTCAGTAATATAGCTActcaatcgctcaggttcagtaagcAAACGCCTCCATCGGGTTCtgttagagccaacacctcgcacacacacacacacgcctacgtacgagagaaacacgtAAACCACACTACATCTCttggccccgaccacccaccataaccgggaactcccgaAAAATTTCCTCGCCCTagcttctaccatgatttttttcgtaatggacggcccaaagaatgtcatgcataTGCGTCTCCAGCCCACCTAGGACAAAAAGCCCAATTTCTggcatgattttttgtcatagaagtaggagcccaccacatctgcgatgatacgtgttttgtcacagttatcgtcatagaagtgtcataaccatgacagaaaaaaattgttcgggccataatgtcacggatgtgtctttttttgtagtggagatCATAATACGGAATTCTTCCTCATATTTGAGAAGTTAAGGCTTGAGAAGTTGTTTGAGGAGTTAAATTCTGAGGGTTCATTTAGATATGCCCTTAGACTTAGCTATGGTTCAGTTTATGTGTCACTGGCTACGGAAATATGACCTATAGTATGATGGCATTTTACAGATTTTTTGGTTATGGTCACATGACTTTTTTTTTGTAAGTGATATGATTTGATTAGAAGAGAACCTTTAATATGTCGTGGCAATAAGTTTGATTTTTTCATTTCATTTTTATCCTCATGGCAAATTTTGTAGAATTGCTTTCTTATAGTATATAAGTGGCATGTTTCTTATAGTATGATTTCTAGTATCCGTCATGACAATAAGTTTACATTTTTGCCATGGCATTTCTTATCCCTACGACAATTTGTAGAATTGTTTTCTTATAGTATATAAGTGATATGTTTTCTTATAGTATGATGGCATTTTACGAAATTTTTGGTTGTGGTCACACGGGATTCTTTTTGTAAGTGATATGTCATGATGGAAACTCAAAGTATAGGGCCATGTCAACTCAACTACATGTTACCATGTCTCTAAATCCTGTTTTTTTGTTGACATGTCAATAAAACTTAATTTATTGCCATGAGTAGTCCCATATTTTTTGTGATGACAACTTTTTGCATGGTAAAATGTATACATCTCTTTTCCCTATGGGACAATACTATGAATGATTTTGAAATGATCACATGGCGTATTTTGTATGAATTTGTTGATTTGTGCAAAATGCAACTTGTTTTCTCGTGGCAATTCGGTACATAATCACCACAACATCGTATGAGTGTTTTCGCACATGCTTTTTTTCATGTGCAAATTTAATATAGGCATCATGCCATTTTTAAGAATGAGACCCTGGCATGCTTATTATTGAGAACATGGTAGCTTTATGTTTAGGTACCATGGCATTCTTATTAGTTAAAGGACGACATTTTTCAAATTAGACCATGGCGATTTTTTCAATTCATGTAACAATGGCAAAATTATTCTTTAGATCATGTCAACTTCTTTTCGTGGCACTGTTTATTGAAGTTCTGTTTTTTTCACACGTCAAAGTGTATATATCTTCTTTTCGTCCATCTTCTTTTTATTGAAGATAGTATGAATGGTTTTTTAAAATGTTTCACAAGGCAATGTTTAAAACATTCTTTGGAGCTTGCCATTTTTTAGAGAACAATTTGTTCCTAATCTTTTGCCTTGTGCAATTTTACAGTTGGACCTTTGGCATTTTAAGTAATTATACCATGCCATTTTTATTAAGTAGACCATGGCAGTTCCAACTTAGGTAGCACAGAATTTGTATTCTTTAGCTCATGGCAATTTTATTTAATTATCATATGATAACTTTTTAGCCATCATGACAATTTTAGTAATTAGATCATGTCATTTTTATTCAGTTGACCTTGGTATATTCAATTTACGTAGCATGGCATTTTTATTTCTTTAGAGCATGGCAATTTTAATATTTAGAAAATGGAATTTTTATTAAGTAGACCATGACAATTCTATTCTATATAGCATTgcatttttatttttcttgagAGCATTGAAATTTTAATAATTAGACCATGTCATTTTTATTAAATAGACCATGAAAATTTTAATTTAGGTAGCATGCCATTTTTATATTCTTGAGAGCATGTCAATTTTAATAATGAGATCATGGCCCATTTTATTTTGAGTTAtaactatttttttattttcatatatatatatatatatatgactcCTCTTCTGTATTCTTGGGAGTATGTACTCCCATTCTCAATATACCTCATATACGCATTAATTATACCTCTTTATTATTCTCAGTATACTTCATTTAATATTCTAAGATACTCCAATACGAGTTTTAttgaaaaaatatcatctgtgATGTACTTTTTGTAATATACCCTTTTCACGTACAAACACATCAGTATATACGTAAAATTTAAAAATATGTAGACTCACATAAATTTTTTCATGAAACTCATTTTGAGGTATCTAATAATTACTAATGAAgtatattaaaaataataaagTGGTATAAAAGATTCATCTATGTGGTATATGAAAAGCGGGAGTACACAACCATTTTCAAACAAGTCTAGTCCTATGTCATTTTTGTATCACTGTATATTTGACATGTACCCATGGTAATTTTATGTCTATTCCTAGGAAGCTAGCATGTCCCCCTTACATGTTTTTAGAGCACGGGCATAGTAGCTAGCATGTCAATTTATGAAAAAAATAATGGTGTTCTCTATATCTATTCCTCTGGTAAGTCTATTTCACAGCCATGACAATTATATAGTTCATAAATTAGCATGATATGTAATTTTTTTTATCATCTAAAGCATGTCATGTCATAAATTCCATGTGTTCTTCGTTTATTCCTTCCGTATGATATGTTTCAAAAAAATTGCTTCTGTCATGGCACGCTATGTATTTTTTTCGTTTTTAGCTATTTAAAATGAGGTCCGAGTAGCACTTTTTAAGTTTTGTTGTATTTCAGTAAAATGTTTTTTGGGCCCAACTGAGTCTTAGGGATTGTCGTGAAGAGGGAGGGGTTCGCTTGTTCGTCAGGACCATTTCCCCTGGCTTTCGTCAACTAGATATTGGTGTCTTCTTTTAAAGGTCGAATAATTTTACGGTAATGTTAGCTACGAACGGTTGCTAGAAACACCTCCTAAGTGAACATTCCACACCCTACACAATCAAGATCTGACGGTGGCAGTTTCTGGAAGAaaacggcaccaaaataaaacactAAAACTGTTACTCAGTTCGCAAATGCCACTCCTACCTCGCAACGAACGGTCGCCAGCCAGAGGGTTCCTAATTTTAatatactagtaaggtacacgtgcattacacgcatgagatttggcaactaaattatgaataaataccataTTATAGTATGTAAGTTTTAAGTCATATATgtatgatgtagatgttcgtttaattcttatagttcatctcattcaaaatcatttagtttttataaaaaaactaatctattttaagattcatgaaattgtgcgttgtaaagcataaagtaaaaataaataatggcaattcatgtAGAAAAAATTTAGacaattatgatacggaagattgtagaacaaagaagaagtgctcgtgttttgagatttgtgcattatgcttaagtttcCATGGAGTCTTCTATATTGTACATGTGATAAAATCAGATaaaatgtagatgatatccaacggccagcaATGCTTtgatttgccatctctgcacgGTCGGATTGGCTTTATCCGACCATCTTTTAAAGTTATGCGCACACTATACAGGGGTATAGATGACCTTGGCCTTCTCcagaaaggaagaaagaaaatGCAAATGCAAATTTCGTTCGATTCACACACATGGCTTGGTTTTCTGTTACAGAGACAGGACTGTCCCGACGACGATAACTGAACCATCAGGGTGGAGGAACAAGAACGAAGTCAAGAATGACCAGCAGCCTGCAGGTCGCCTAGAGCAGGGACCTGGTCACCTCGTACGCGAGGAAGCAGGCGCCGTTGGCCGGGACGCTGCGCGCCATGGCCGGCCCGAACCCCCTGTACAGACCCCTGGCCCCGTCGGCGGCGAGGATCTTCTTGAACGCGTCCATGGAGCCCGAGTACTTTGGGTTCTTGAAGTCGTCCACCTGGAGCTTGCTCTTCACCACGTCGGTCGGGTACACGGACCCCCAGAACGCCGCCCCCGCGACCCCGCCGGCGAGGATCAGGGAGCCCCTGCCCAGCTCCGACGTGTCCTGCCCGCCGGCAATGAACTGCTTCGTGGCCTCGTAGACGCCGAACATGAGCGCGTTGCCGGGGATCTCGCGCGCCATTGTGGGGACGAGGCCCTTGAAGAGGCCCCGCACGCCGCCCTCCGACCGCAACACGTGCCTCGCCACGTCCAGCGGCCCGCCGTACTTCACCGCGGCAGCGCTGGCCGTGGCGGTGACGGTGGCAGCCGCGCCGCCTGCGGCAggagcagcagcggcggcggcggcggcaggagcGGCGGTGGCCAGCGCGCTCTGCGCCTGCAGCCTGCACTTGATGAGCTCGGTGGGGCAGGCGAGGAAGGAGACGGCGACGCCGGCCCCGGCGCCGGCGACGACCTGCTGGCCGACGGTGAGCGCGGCGCCGGGCTCGGAGCGCAGCAGGGCCTCCATCTGGCCCCGGACGGTGAAGAGCACGGCGTTGAAGGCGGCGACGGTGGCGAGCGGGGCGCCCATGCCCTTGTAGAGACCCCGGGGGCCCTCGGCCGAGATGGTCTGCTTGACGGCGTCCATGGCGCCGGCGAACTTGGGCGGCTGGCCGGGCGGCGGCGTGGGCTGGCTCTGCAGCTTCACCTTGATGGTGTCGAACGGGTGGCCGACGACCAGCTGCGCCGCGCCGCCCACCGTGCCGGCGGCCAGGTCCTTGGCCACGTCCCCCATCTGCTCCCACAACAGTTTGGATTGGGAAGGATGGATCCCGATTAGTTTCCTCAATGCTTTGCTTTGCTGATTTGTTTAAGTTTTTTGGAGATAATAAGGCATGAAAATCGAGCATCAACAGCCTGTCAATGTTCGCATCCTATACGATACGATACCGTTTGACGGGAAAAGATCCTGTCAAACCACGAAGACCGGCAGCGCCATCTTGGCAACCTTGCAGCATCGACACAAATCTCTATGCGAAAACCGCTGGCGAGAGCGAAATCACGGAAGCACGACACTGTGAGTAAAAAAAAAAATACTCTGTATCCCCTGTCCCCCAAAAACTGCTGTCAAACTCTGGCTTTGGCACTTTTAAATGAAATTCAGACGGGCAATCTCTCCCCTAAACGATCATTCAAAAAAAAAACCAAGAATATATAAATACAGACGCCCGACAAGTTTCAACCGTATCATTGCAATCCTGACACACACGCAGTCACCACAGCAATGCAACATGACAGCCTGTCTCAAGTCTCAACTGGATCACAAAAGCTTTGGATTTTGTTTGTGCATCAAGAATCACAAGGCACATTCAGCAAGAACTTAAAAAGATCATCACGCAAGAACTTAAAAAGACCATCGCATCCGATGATCCTACAACCCCACCCAACAAGTTTCCAAACTTTCCATGGTCTGCAGATGAACAGGAAAAGCGGGCATTCACAGGACGAAATGGAAGAGAATTACCTTGACTCCGAGGCGAAATGGAGCTGGACTCAATCCGCCCTTCCACCCAGAACAAAGATGAGGAGAGAACACACCACTAAGCCAGCGGCAAAAATACAGGCCAGGAAGAAGGGTTAGGTGGTTCAGATGCCAAGCAAGCCCAGAACCACCCACCCACCCCCTCACCAGACGCTGCAACCAAACAAAACCACAAAGGCGCACCCACATCGCCGTCAGACAATCGCTCCCTCACCATTGGATCGCCGTCGGATGGCCAATCCACTCCCAGCCAACCATTCCGACAAGCCAAATTACCAGCCACTACTACACTCACACATGACACATGCGCAGGTAAAGCTCAACCTTTATTATCACCAACGATCCTGCCATTGCTGCCAGTCTATGCAAGGTTTTCAGAAACAACGTCGCAGCAAAGAAGAATGGTTAATTTTTCCTTTCTTTTGTTTGCCATGGTCCTGAATTATCTCTCAGTTGCTCCGTGGAACGCCGCTTCAGCCGCGTCGGAGAAGAGACTTAGGGCGGCGCCGGGACCTTGGGTCAGTCAGCCCATGGCCGACCGCGTGATCTCGTAGGCCACGAAGGTGGCGGCATTTGCCGGGACGCTGCGGGCCATGGCGGGGCCGAACCCCTTGTACAGGCCCTTGACCCCGTCGGCCGCGACGATCTTCTTGAGAGCGTCGATCGACCCCGAGTACCTCGGCTTCTTGCAGTCGTCCACCTGGATCACGCTCTTCACGACGTCGGTTGGGTACACCGTGAGCCACAGAGCTCCTCCGGCGAGGCCACCGGCAAGGATGAGAGAGCCCTGGCCGAGGCCAGACGTGTCCCGACCGCCGGCCATGTACTGCTTAACGGCCTCGTACACGCCAAACATTATGGCGTTGCCGGGGATCTCACGGCCCATTGTTGGGACAATGCCCTTGAACAGACCTTTGACGCCAGCGTCCCTCATGACATGCCTAGCCACATCCATTGGCCCTTTGGGTAGCGCCACGCCGGAGACAGCACCTGCTTCAGCTAAAGAGCTCTGGGCCTGCAACCTGCATATAACTCAGCAGCTGTAATCCTCTCTTCTTCAATAACACATATGAAAGTACAAAAACGACTATATATATTCATTGGATGCGCCCATTGCCAGCCAAACAAAATCAAGTGCAATACTGCAACAGCTCCCAGATGTAAGTGTAAGATATCATCAATCCAAAGATGAGTTTACAAAGAGGATGATCAATTTAAACTGCCAAAACGTCTTACATTTGTGAACAGAGGATGTACTTGACAGACACATAATTCAGTTTTTTTAGGTATGCAGTCTTATGCCATTTGCGTTAAGAGCACTAGGAAATTAATCCTTCAGAAATTTTTCAGTGACCCTAGAATCAACAGAAGCAACGCACTGCAGCAATGAATCACATGGTGAGGGAAAGTCAGATAAACTGTGATACAGAAAAATGCATACTTTAGATCCAAACTGACTAGAGAGACACGGTTCAGTTTTTCAGCTATGCAATTATGTCATTGGTTATACAGGCGCCAATGCCTATATCTGAAATCTGACTGGTGTGAGTCAGATGCCTTCTTTCAATGACCCTATATTATAGAGCATTAATCCACAGTGGCAATGCATGATATGATGCAAGATAAACACACTGAAATGCACGGCAAggaagtactccctccattcctaaatataagtctttggaGAGATTTCACTATAGACCACAcatgaagcaaaatgagtgaatctacactctaaaatgcatctatatGCATCCGTATATGGTCCGTAGTGAAATCTATGcgaagacttatatttaggaacggagggagaaCATGACATTGATGACATCTAGCGTGTGCAAAAAAGGACAACTTCAGAGAATGATGAATATCATGACTTTAGCACATAAATTATAATCCCACTTACGAAACTTCCCAATCTCATCATCGGAATGATGTGGAGATTATATCAGATGATGAAAGTAAATTAAATGAAAACTGGCATTGTGCAACTTTGGTTACCTGCACTTGATCAGCTCGGTTGGGCATGCCAGGAAGGAGACTGCAAGCCCAGCACCAGCACCAGCGACAACCTGCTGTTTTACCGTCAATGGCGCCCCAGGCTCCGATCTCAAGAGAGTCTCCATCTGGCCCCTCACAGTGAACAGGAGAGCGTTAAAGGCTGCAACAGTAGCGAGAGGAGCCCCCATCCCCTTGTAGAGTCCCCTTGGCCCTTCAGCCGCAACCGTTTGCTTGACAGCATCAAAGGCGCCGGCATACTTAGGAAGCTGGCCTGGAGCAGGGCTGGGCTGGCTCTGGAGCTTGACCTTGATGGTGTCAAATGGGTGCCCAACAACCAGATTGGCGATCCCTCCGACGGTTCCGGCTGTCAAGTCCTTGGCAATGTCCCCCATCTGCTGAATACAATGCAATCAAATTACATTATCCTGTATTTAATCATGATTCATTCTTTTTTCTTTGATACATGTGAGCAGGATTTGAGAGCATAATAGTTGCTTGATCATATGTAATGTACTAGGATATACGCCCTCCGTCCCAAAATGCAAGATCATTTTCAACAATATCATAGTGTCAAAAATGATCTTATATTTTGGGACGTAGGGAGTAAATGTGAGCAGGATCTGGGAGCATATTTGTTTTCAGGATAATTGCTTGATCACATACGTAATGTATTTGGATAGAACTGTGAGTAAAACATACTGTAGATAATAATTGGCGTGAGCAACACAATGATCTCACAGGTTGATAAGTCATCGAGTCATCGAGCCATTTTTTTAGTTGATTGATCGTTACACGTTCGAATCGCAAACAGATGCATTAATTAATTAATAGCGCAATAAATCTTTATCCCTGCATACGCAGTTAAAGGGTCTGTATATCTAACTGAAAAACAAAATGAAAACAGAGAGGGCTTGCATCTATCAGGGCGGGGCACAGTTTGGTTCATTAGAACCCCCCAAAATCTTGGAAAATAAGATTCCGCCCGAGAACTAAGCTGTCGCATAGGATCAACTCGGACCGAGTAGTGCGCGCCCCAGAAGAAGAACCTAGCGGAACCACGGACGCAGGGATGGGCAGCGCGTGGCATCGGGAACCGGAGTGGATCAGCGGGCCACCGCCGCCGGCAAACGGACCGGCGGCGAACCGCACGGGGACGACGAGCGAGCGGGGCCACGTCCACAATTCCTCACTGCCACGGCGAGGGGAGGGCGGCACGAACCGTTGGCAAATCCGTCCGATCACGGGGTGGGAAACGAGGGAGGCGGCGTCGCTTACCGCGAGAAGGAGACGAGATCACCGCAACCCTGCCGGGGCCTCTCCGTCTCCTCGCCGtcggagaggaggaggagcggGCGAGGAGTGACTGGATTGGAAAAATGGGATTCGGAATCGCGCTTTCGGTCTCGGGGTTTATTCAGTCGAGCGGGGGCAGGCGGGGGCAGGGCACGGAATTCCGGGTCTGTCTGGCTGGGTTGGTGGCTCCCtcccctcccctttcctttccTTTCCTTTCTGGCGCTCTGCACGTATCCCATCGACGATGCGATGCGATGCGGCGTGGCCAAAGGAAGGGGGACACGCACGCTGCCGTTACACGGAGATCAATCAGTCAATCAGCCGAGATCTGATCCGGTAAGGACGAAAACAGAAGCCACGACGAGGTCGCTCGCTCGCTCGCAGTGCTGCACGTGTTCTCACGACAGGTTTCGTTGGATAGATCGGCACATGGAGACCGGTGTCAGGCGTGCATGGGCTGCGGATTCAGGGATCGCTCCTGCTGCCACGGTGCGTAGGTATCTACCCATCGCGGAGTGGTTGAGTTGGTTAGATGGACAGTGGTATCCCAACCCATTAGGGTTTAAATCCTGATGCTCGCATTATTTCTgcatttatttcaggattttcggcGATGCGCTTTTAATGGAAGGAGACGTTTTCATTGACG
Coding sequences within it:
- the LOC125511195 gene encoding mitochondrial carnitine/acylcarnitine carrier-like protein, which encodes MGDVAKDLAAGTVGGAAQLVVGHPFDTIKVKLQSQPTPPPGQPPKFAGAMDAVKQTISAEGPRGLYKGMGAPLATVAAFNAVLFTVRGQMEALLRSEPGAALTVGQQVVAGAGAGVAVSFLACPTELIKCRLQAQSALATAAPAAAAAAAAPAAGGAAATVTATASAAAVKYGGPLDVARHVLRSEGGVRGLFKGLVPTMAREIPGNALMFGVYEATKQFIAGGQDTSELGRGSLILAGGVAGAAFWGSVYPTDVVKSKLQVDDFKNPKYSGSMDAFKKILAADGARGLYRGFGPAMARSVPANGACFLAYEVTRSLL
- the LOC125511200 gene encoding mitochondrial carnitine/acylcarnitine carrier-like protein, producing the protein MGDIAKDLTAGTVGGIANLVVGHPFDTIKVKLQSQPSPAPGQLPKYAGAFDAVKQTVAAEGPRGLYKGMGAPLATVAAFNALLFTVRGQMETLLRSEPGAPLTVKQQVVAGAGAGLAVSFLACPTELIKCRLQAQSSLAEAGAVSGVALPKGPMDVARHVMRDAGVKGLFKGIVPTMGREIPGNAIMFGVYEAVKQYMAGGRDTSGLGQGSLILAGGLAGGALWLTVYPTDVVKSVIQVDDCKKPRYSGSIDALKKIVAADGVKGLYKGFGPAMARSVPANAATFVAYEITRSAMG